The Vicia villosa cultivar HV-30 ecotype Madison, WI linkage group LG1, Vvil1.0, whole genome shotgun sequence genome includes a region encoding these proteins:
- the LOC131632556 gene encoding endo-1,3;1,4-beta-D-glucanase-like isoform X2: protein MAGPECCSNAPILNPNSGVGHVEKLGGLNTYVTGPSDSNFAILMVSEVFGFEAPNLRKLADKVAAAGYYVVVPDFLYGDPFTSENANRPLPVWLKDHLPNEAFEDAKPVIEALKRKAKTVVELAKSKLIQAAILLHPSFITLDDIKGVSIPIAILGAEIDQYCPPELLRQFQQLLTAELGDDSYVKLFPEVSHGWTIRYNIEDAMAVQAADESHRILLEWFAKHVK, encoded by the exons ATGGCAGGTCCTGAATGCTGCTCAAACGCACCAATCCTCAACCCAAACTCAGGGGTAGGCCATGTTGAAAAACTCGGCGGTCTAAACACCTATGTCACTGGTCCCTCCGACTCCAACTTTGCCATTCTTATGGTTTCTGAAGTTTTTG GATTTGAAGCTCCGAATCTAAG AAAACTTGCAGACAAGGTTGCAGCTGCGGGGTACTATGTAGTGGTTCCTGATTTTTTATACGGAGATCCTTTTACTTCTGAGAATGCTAACAGACCTCTACCTGTTTGGCTGAAAGATCATCTACCT AATGAAGCTTTTGAAGATGCAAAACCAGTAATTGAAGCTTTAAAACGCAAAg CCAAGACTGTGGTAGAACTTGCCAAGTCTAAATTAATCCAAGCTGCTATACTACTACACCCATCATTTATCACCTTGGATGACATCAAGG GAGTTAGCATTCCAATTGCAATACTTGGAGCTGAGATAGACCAATATTGTCCTCCCGAACTCCTCAGACAGTTTCAACAACTCCTAACTGCTGAACTTGGG GATGATAGTTATGTAAAGTTGTTTCCAGAAGTTTCACATGGTTGGACTATCAGGTACAACATTGAAGATGCAATGGCTGTACAAGCTGCAGATGAGTCCCATCGAATTTTGCTAGAATGGTTTGCCAAAcatgtaaagtga
- the LOC131632556 gene encoding endo-1,3;1,4-beta-D-glucanase-like isoform X1: MAGPECCSNAPILNPNSGVGHVEKLGGLNTYVTGPSDSNFAILMVSEVFGTLKLSPLLRTWVIIYHHHSLFYDVLLCLLLFMNLWSTYSAGFEAPNLRKLADKVAAAGYYVVVPDFLYGDPFTSENANRPLPVWLKDHLPNEAFEDAKPVIEALKRKAKTVVELAKSKLIQAAILLHPSFITLDDIKGVSIPIAILGAEIDQYCPPELLRQFQQLLTAELGDDSYVKLFPEVSHGWTIRYNIEDAMAVQAADESHRILLEWFAKHVK, from the exons ATGGCAGGTCCTGAATGCTGCTCAAACGCACCAATCCTCAACCCAAACTCAGGGGTAGGCCATGTTGAAAAACTCGGCGGTCTAAACACCTATGTCACTGGTCCCTCCGACTCCAACTTTGCCATTCTTATGGTTTCTGAAGTTTTTGGTACCTTAAAACTCTCCCCCCTTCTTAGAACTTGggttatcatttatcatcatcatTCCTTATTCTATGATGTACTACTGTGTTTACTTTTATTCATGAATTTATGGTCAACTTATTCTGCAGGATTTGAAGCTCCGAATCTAAG AAAACTTGCAGACAAGGTTGCAGCTGCGGGGTACTATGTAGTGGTTCCTGATTTTTTATACGGAGATCCTTTTACTTCTGAGAATGCTAACAGACCTCTACCTGTTTGGCTGAAAGATCATCTACCT AATGAAGCTTTTGAAGATGCAAAACCAGTAATTGAAGCTTTAAAACGCAAAg CCAAGACTGTGGTAGAACTTGCCAAGTCTAAATTAATCCAAGCTGCTATACTACTACACCCATCATTTATCACCTTGGATGACATCAAGG GAGTTAGCATTCCAATTGCAATACTTGGAGCTGAGATAGACCAATATTGTCCTCCCGAACTCCTCAGACAGTTTCAACAACTCCTAACTGCTGAACTTGGG GATGATAGTTATGTAAAGTTGTTTCCAGAAGTTTCACATGGTTGGACTATCAGGTACAACATTGAAGATGCAATGGCTGTACAAGCTGCAGATGAGTCCCATCGAATTTTGCTAGAATGGTTTGCCAAAcatgtaaagtga
- the LOC131632568 gene encoding endo-1,3;1,4-beta-D-glucanase-like, whose translation MSGPECCSNPPTLNPSAGSGHVDKIGALQAYIAGSPNSNPAVLLVSDVYGYEAPNLRKLADKVAAAGYYVVVPDFLNGEPYNPENPNRPIPIWIKDHGTDKGFEDAKLIIEAIKSKGVTSVGAAGFCWGAKVVTELAKSKLIEAVVLLHPSFVSVDDIKGVDIPISVLGAEIDRLSPPELVKQFEEILTANSVTSFVKIFPKVSHGWTVRYKPEDAEEVKAAEEAHQDLLDWFAKHLK comes from the exons ATGTCAGGCCCAGAGTGTTGCTCAAATCCACCAACACTGAATCCGAGTGCAGGATCTGGTCACGTTGACAAGATCGGTGCTCTCCAAGCCTACATCGCCGGTTCTCCTAATTCCAACCCCGCCGTTCTTCTCGTCTCCGATGTTTATG GATATGAAGCGCCAAATTTAAG GAAGCTTGCAGACAAAGTTGCTGCTGCTGGTTATTATGTGGTTGTTCCGGACTTCCTTAATGGTGAACCTTACAATCCTGAGAATCCTAATAGGCCCATCCCTATTTGGATTAAAGATCATGGAACG gaCAAAGGTTTTGAAGATGCAAAACTCATAATTGAAGCCATAAAAAGTAAAGGTGTTACATCTGTCGGGGCTGCTGGATTTTGTTGGGGTG CTAAGGTTGTTACTGAACTCGCAAAATCCAAACTTATTGAAGCTGTTGTGCTTTTGCATCCATCATTTGTCTCTGTGGATGACATAAAGG GTGTTGACATTCCAATTTCTGTACTTGGAGCTGAGATTGACAGACTTTCGCCGCCAGAGCTTGTGAAACAGTTTGAAGAAATCCTTACTGCTAATTCTGTG ACAAGTTTTGTGAAAATATTTCCCAAAGTTTCGCATGGTTGGACTGTGAGATACAAACCAGAGGATGCAGAAGAAGTGAAGGCTGCAGAGGAGGCACATCAGGACTTGCTGGACTGGTTTGCTAAACATCTCAAGTAA
- the LOC131632578 gene encoding endo-1,3;1,4-beta-D-glucanase-like produces the protein MSGPECCSNPPTLNPSAGSGHVEKIGALNAYIAGSPNSNPAVLFASDIFGYEAPKFRKLADKVAAAGYYVVVPDFLNGEPYNPENPNRPMPVWIKDHGTDKGFEDAKLIIEAIKSKGVASVGAAGFCWGAKVVTELAKSKLIEAVVLLHPSFVSLDDIKGVDIPISILGAEIDLRSPPELVKQFEETLTANSVTSFVKIFPKVSHGWTVRYKPEDAEEVKAAEEAHQDLLNWFAKYLK, from the exons ATGTCAGGGCCAGAATGTTGCTCAAATCCACCAACTCTGAATCCAAGTGCAGGATCTGGTCACGTTGAAAAGATCGGTGCTCTCAATGCTTACATCGCCGGTTCTCCAAATTCCAACCCCGCCGTTCTTTTTGCCTCCGATATTTTTG GATATGAAGCGCCTAAATTTAG GAAGCTTGCAGACAAAGTTGCAGCTGCTGGTTATTACGTGGTTGTTCCGGACTTCCTTAATGGTGAACCTTACAATCCTGAGAATCCTAATAGGCCCATGCCTGTTTGGATTAAAGATCATGGAACG gaCAAAGGTTTTGAAGATGCAAAACTCATAATTGAAGCCATAAAAAGTAAAGGTGTTGCATCTGTCGGGGCTGCTGGATTTTGTTGGGGTG CTAAGGTTGTTACCGAGCTTGCGAAATCCAAACTTATTGAAGCTGTTGTGCTATTGCATCCATCATTTGTCTCTTTGGATGACATAAAGG GTGTTGACATTCCAATTTCTATACTTGGAGCTGAGATTGACCTACGTTCTCCTCCAGAGCTTGTGAAACAGTTTGAAGAAACCCTTACTGCTAATTCTGTG ACAAGTTTTGTGAAAATATTTCCTAAAGTTTCACATGGTTGGACTGTGAGATACAAACCAGAGGATGCAGAAGAAGTGAAGGCTGCAGAGGAGGCACATCAGGACTTGCTGAACTGGTTTGCTAAATATCTCAAGTGA
- the LOC131603540 gene encoding ribonucleoside-diphosphate reductase small chain A — MGSLENGTPKPIDEEEEPILMKQTQRFCMFPIRYKQLWEMYKKAEASFWTAEEVDLSYDVHHWATLSDSEKHFISHVLAFFATSDGIVLENLAARFLNDVQIPEARAFYGFQIAIENIHSEMYSLLLETYIKDSIEKHKLFNAIENLPCVARKAEWALSWINSSTSFAERLVGFACVEGIFFSGSFCAIFWLKKRGLMPGLTFSNELISRDEGLHCDFACMLYSLLLRKLDYERVQNIVHEAVEIETEFVCDALPCALIGMNSKLMSQYIKFVADRLLVSLGCTKNYKVENPFDWMEFISLQGKANFFERRVGDYQKASVMSSLQDDGKNFVFKLDEDF, encoded by the exons ATGGGTTCTTTGGAGAATGGAACACCCAAACCaatagatgaagaagaagaaccaaTACTAATGAAACAGACTCAGAGATTCTGTATGTTTCCAATTCGATACAAACAACTTTGGGAGATGTACAAAAAGGCTGAAGCCAGTTTCTGGACCG CGGAAGAAGTAGATCTTTCCTATGACGTACACCATTGGGCAACCTTGTCTGACTCCGAGAAGCACTTCatatcacatgttcttgcttttttTGCTACATCCGATGGAATTGTTTTGGAGAATTTGGCTGCAAGGTTTCTGAATGATGTTCAAATCCCAGAG GCTCGAGCATTCTATGGGTTTCAGATAGCCATCGAGAATATTCATTCTG AGATGTATAGTTTGCTGTTGGAGACATATATTAAAGACTCAATAGAGAAGCATAAATTATTCAATGCGATTGAAAATCTTCCTTGTGTTGCAAGGAAGGCTGAATGGGCTTTGAGTTGGATTAACAG TTCCACTTCATTTGCGGAGAGGCTTGTTGGTTTTGCATGTGTTGAAGGGATATTTTTCTCGGGAAG CTTCTGTGCCATATTCTGGCTTAAAAAGAGGGGATTAATGCCAGGTCTTACATTCTCAAATGAACTAATCTCAAGAGACGAGGGTCTTCACTGTGATTTTGCTTGCATGTTATACAG CTTGTTACTAAGAAAGCTCGACTATGAACGTGTTCAAAATATTGTACACGAAGCTGTTGAAATTGAAACTGAGTTTGTCTGTGACGCACTCCCTTGTGCTTTGATTGGCATGAACTCAAAGCTTATGAGCCAATACATAAAATTTGTTGCTGACAGGCTATTG GTTTCCTTAGGGTGCACAAAAAATTACAAAGTGGAAAATCCCTTTGATTggatggagtttatttctctgcA AGGAAAGGCCAACTTTTTTGAGAGAAGGGTGGGTGATTATCAAAAGGCATCTGTGATGTCGAGTCTCCAAGATGATGGGAAGAACTTTGTTTTCAAACTTGATGAGGATTTCTAA